A DNA window from Polyangium spumosum contains the following coding sequences:
- a CDS encoding uracil-DNA glycosylase, protein MTERRRALDLLHASLIECRRCDRLVAWREQVAREKRRMYRDETYWGRPIPGFGDLDAALVIMGLAPAAHGGNRTGRMFTGDRSGDFLYAGLYRAGLASQPTSVRRDDGLELCGVFITAPCRCAPPANKPTPAELTTCRPWIESELALLDRARVYLALGKIGYDAVLTLARRHGDVSNVPAFGHGVRAEIPDPRGRGGRAWLFGSYHVSQQNTQTGRLTEGMFDEVLAAALERARRSPPLHGGGEGVGG, encoded by the coding sequence GTGACGGAGCGGCGACGCGCGCTCGATCTGCTGCACGCGTCGCTCATCGAGTGTCGCCGTTGTGATCGCCTCGTCGCCTGGCGTGAGCAGGTCGCGCGGGAGAAGCGGCGCATGTACCGCGACGAGACCTACTGGGGCCGCCCGATCCCTGGCTTCGGCGACCTCGACGCCGCGCTCGTGATCATGGGCCTCGCGCCTGCGGCGCACGGCGGCAACCGCACGGGTCGTATGTTCACGGGGGATCGCTCGGGCGACTTCCTCTACGCGGGACTCTACCGCGCGGGCCTCGCCTCGCAGCCGACGAGCGTGCGCCGCGACGACGGCCTCGAGCTCTGCGGCGTCTTCATCACGGCCCCCTGCCGCTGCGCCCCTCCCGCGAACAAACCCACGCCTGCCGAGCTCACCACCTGCCGCCCGTGGATCGAGTCCGAGCTCGCGCTGCTCGACCGGGCGCGTGTTTACCTCGCCCTCGGCAAGATCGGCTACGACGCCGTGCTCACGCTGGCGAGGAGACACGGCGACGTGTCGAACGTGCCGGCCTTCGGGCACGGGGTTCGGGCGGAGATCCCGGATCCGCGGGGCCGCGGCGGTCGGGCGTGGTTGTTCGGCAGTTACCACGTGAGCCAGCAGAACACGCAGACGGGCCGGCTCACGGAGGGGATGTTCGACGAGGTCCTGGCCGCGGCGCTCGAGCGCGCGCGCCGATCGCCCCCTCTCCACGGAGGTGGAGAGGGGGTTGGGGGGTGA
- the selA gene encoding L-seryl-tRNA(Sec) selenium transferase has translation MGEEETRGKDGADLRGIPRVDRVLASPSLPEAKRRLGVASLTRLVRRALDEAREAVRGGAPCPTAEDVAARVAAYAEQTLRTRARRVINATGVVLHTNLGRAPLGARVAEALASSAAGYTSIEIDLATGKRGRRGAFAEDALCELSGAEAALVVNNNAAAVLLMLGALAAGRPVVVSRGELVEIGGGFRVPEVMARSGARLVEVGTTNKTRIADYTRALDAAPDAAAILRVHQGNFRQVGFVERPSLAALAALARERKVLLLEDLGGGAIVDLAPLGFSEPSVKSSIEAGSDVVCFSTDKVLGGPQGGAIVGRADLVAACRKDPLARALRLGRLPLVALEATLAAYLEGDLDVIPTLAALRAPLSAVRARAEHLQGELERRGVTSSVVELDGAVGGGACAEEPLPSCGVALEATGGLAAAIAERLRSADPPVLPRVQEGRILFDVRTLLDGEDMPLALAIERAVKG, from the coding sequence ATGGGCGAGGAGGAAACGCGAGGGAAAGACGGCGCGGATCTGCGGGGCATCCCACGGGTGGACCGTGTCCTCGCCAGTCCGTCCCTCCCAGAGGCGAAGCGTCGGCTCGGCGTCGCTTCGTTGACGCGCCTCGTGCGGCGCGCGCTCGACGAGGCGCGTGAAGCCGTGCGCGGCGGCGCGCCGTGTCCCACCGCGGAAGACGTGGCGGCGCGCGTGGCGGCGTACGCCGAGCAGACGCTCCGGACACGCGCGCGGCGGGTGATCAACGCGACGGGCGTCGTGCTGCACACGAACCTCGGGCGCGCCCCGCTCGGCGCGCGTGTGGCCGAGGCGCTCGCGAGCTCCGCGGCGGGATACACGTCGATCGAGATCGATCTCGCGACAGGGAAACGCGGGCGACGCGGCGCGTTCGCCGAGGACGCGCTTTGCGAGCTCTCGGGGGCGGAGGCCGCGCTCGTCGTGAACAACAACGCGGCGGCCGTGCTGCTGATGCTCGGCGCGCTCGCCGCGGGCAGGCCCGTCGTCGTGTCGCGTGGCGAGCTCGTGGAGATCGGCGGTGGGTTCCGGGTGCCCGAGGTGATGGCGCGATCGGGCGCGCGTCTCGTCGAGGTGGGCACGACGAACAAGACGCGGATCGCGGACTACACGCGCGCGCTCGACGCGGCGCCGGACGCGGCGGCGATCCTGCGGGTGCATCAAGGGAACTTCCGGCAGGTGGGCTTCGTCGAGCGGCCTTCGCTCGCGGCGCTCGCGGCGCTCGCGCGGGAGCGGAAGGTGCTCTTGCTCGAGGATCTCGGCGGCGGCGCGATCGTGGATCTCGCGCCGCTCGGGTTCTCCGAGCCGAGCGTGAAGAGCTCGATCGAGGCGGGCTCGGACGTGGTTTGTTTCAGCACCGACAAGGTCCTCGGCGGGCCCCAAGGCGGGGCGATCGTCGGACGCGCCGATCTCGTCGCGGCGTGCCGGAAGGATCCGCTCGCCCGCGCCTTGCGCCTCGGTCGCCTGCCGCTCGTCGCGCTCGAAGCCACGCTCGCCGCGTACCTCGAAGGTGACCTCGACGTGATCCCGACCCTGGCCGCGCTGCGGGCGCCGCTCTCGGCGGTACGAGCGCGGGCCGAGCACCTCCAAGGGGAGCTCGAACGTCGTGGCGTGACGTCGTCGGTCGTGGAGCTCGACGGGGCCGTGGGCGGAGGCGCGTGCGCAGAGGAGCCGCTGCCGTCGTGCGGCGTGGCGCTCGAAGCCACGGGCGGGCTCGCGGCGGCGATCGCCGAGCGTCTCCGGTCGGCGGATCCGCCGGTCTTGCCGCGTGTGCAGGAGGGCCGGATCCTCTTCGACGTGCGCACGCTGCTCGACGGCGAGGACATGCCTCTCGCCCTTGCGATCGAGCGCGCCGTCAAAGGTTGA
- a CDS encoding S8 family serine peptidase, protein MRTYRPSWRGGLLAALALVSALAPHPASAGWPPAPDADMADPANWPNDPGYGYADDRDGQWNYFSFLPPAAPGVERRAGEVASGMSIDLAWRVSIGDPRVVIAVTDSGIHWEKPDLVDKAYLNRRELLTHKPFLAGGVPCGGDGDLAGFDCNGDGVLSVSDYAISVPLPAGDRNGNGVLDAGDLILAYSDGIDDDGNGYVDDISGWDFMKNDNDPYDDTRYGHGTGEAEDSSSQANNGIAKAGACPRCMFLPLRVGDSFIGDVQAFGESVVYATDSGAKVVQCALGTLNMTRFAQAALDYAYEKNVLVVTSMADENSRHHNMPAASNHTLPVHAIQFDGPSARASRSFLDFHPCSNYGGQNFLSASGTSCSSEATGQLSGIAGLLYAAAQKYNTVPQLSPGEAHSIFFFTADDIDVPESREPGSIYRFSQPGFDQRFGYGRVNAARALEAIRDGRIPPAVDIVSPRWFEVLYKDRASGPIEIRGTIAAPRANAYDFVVEWASGVQPLEEDFGKHVLAQRLNVDPTVVTGAAEPLARLDVRNVSPNHTRDIDSPRGENDRTITVRVRAVAHYGGAIGDVTGEMRRTYYVHSDPDLAAGFPLWLGDSIEASPKMADLDGDGVREIVVPTGGGKIHALRLTKTGHAELPGFPFKTNPLDGLASPPIDGAPSHAAAPGYASGKVSLDLAREGFMNAPAIADLDGDGVVEIVATSFAGTIYVLGPDGSQRAGFPYRLPRVPSCPRALDMPAPSGPCMDEDQRITRGAFASPVLVDLDLDGRLDIVQAAFDGKLYALDASGAPLPGFPVEIRHDPEKNPSVRSRILTTPAVADFNGDGVMDLVVGSNERLGASGQFGAVSVVDGRGTLAEGGPILSGWPVTMSSFQIFPLVAEGVPNSPVVARFEGSLAAVAHGNVSMPFVLPADPGAQTSLGAQPANLLPVRPDPDVPGGLLRGLEPSSVYGPLSLASRPDAMLPLFSSPSVGDIDQDGVPDVIASGASLLLASTLQGNAAGGGEHLLAAWSGKTGAMLPGSPFLLEDFTFFNNHAIADLDGDDYPEIITGSGGYFLHAYDGCGREPAGFPKFTGQWIASTAAVGDLDGDGTLEVAAGTRSGFLYVWHTRGRTDGVIAWESFHHDNRNTGNLEVPLDQGTLRKAKAPLTVDTCEEARLPRPLEASGGCDCRAAGRDGGDTRAAALLLVGLAAVLGRRRPARA, encoded by the coding sequence ATGCGAACGTACCGCCCCTCGTGGCGCGGCGGCTTGCTCGCCGCGCTGGCCCTCGTGAGCGCACTCGCGCCCCACCCCGCATCCGCCGGCTGGCCTCCCGCGCCCGACGCGGACATGGCCGATCCTGCGAACTGGCCAAACGATCCGGGCTACGGCTACGCCGACGATCGCGACGGGCAGTGGAACTACTTCTCGTTCCTGCCCCCGGCCGCGCCGGGCGTCGAGAGGCGCGCGGGCGAGGTCGCCTCGGGCATGAGCATCGACCTCGCGTGGCGCGTCTCGATCGGCGATCCACGCGTCGTCATCGCTGTCACGGACAGCGGCATCCACTGGGAGAAGCCCGATCTCGTCGACAAGGCGTACCTGAACCGCCGCGAGCTCCTCACGCACAAGCCCTTCCTCGCGGGCGGCGTGCCGTGCGGCGGCGACGGCGATCTCGCCGGCTTCGACTGCAACGGCGACGGCGTGCTCTCGGTCTCCGACTACGCGATCTCGGTGCCCCTGCCCGCGGGGGATCGCAACGGCAACGGCGTGCTCGACGCGGGGGATCTGATCCTCGCCTACTCCGATGGCATCGACGACGACGGCAACGGCTACGTCGACGACATCTCGGGCTGGGACTTCATGAAGAACGACAACGACCCGTACGACGACACGCGCTACGGGCACGGCACGGGCGAGGCCGAGGACTCGTCCTCCCAAGCCAACAACGGCATCGCCAAGGCCGGCGCGTGCCCGCGCTGCATGTTCCTCCCGCTCCGCGTCGGCGACAGCTTCATCGGCGACGTGCAGGCCTTCGGCGAGTCCGTCGTGTACGCCACCGACAGCGGCGCCAAGGTCGTGCAGTGCGCGCTCGGCACGCTCAACATGACGCGCTTCGCCCAGGCCGCGCTCGACTACGCGTACGAGAAAAACGTCCTCGTCGTGACCTCGATGGCCGACGAGAACTCGCGCCACCACAACATGCCGGCCGCGAGCAACCACACGCTCCCCGTGCACGCCATCCAGTTCGACGGCCCGAGCGCCCGCGCCTCGCGCAGCTTCCTCGACTTCCACCCCTGCTCGAACTACGGCGGCCAGAACTTCCTCTCCGCGTCGGGCACCTCGTGCTCGAGCGAGGCCACGGGGCAGCTCAGCGGCATCGCGGGCCTGCTCTACGCGGCGGCGCAGAAGTACAACACCGTGCCGCAGCTCTCGCCGGGCGAGGCGCACTCGATCTTCTTCTTCACGGCCGACGACATCGACGTGCCCGAGTCGCGCGAGCCTGGATCGATCTACCGCTTCTCGCAGCCCGGCTTCGATCAACGCTTCGGCTACGGGCGCGTCAACGCCGCCCGCGCGCTCGAGGCGATCCGCGACGGCCGCATCCCGCCCGCGGTCGACATCGTCTCGCCGCGCTGGTTCGAGGTCCTCTACAAGGATCGCGCCTCCGGCCCCATCGAGATCCGCGGGACGATCGCCGCGCCGCGGGCGAACGCTTATGACTTCGTCGTCGAGTGGGCGAGCGGCGTGCAGCCGCTCGAAGAGGACTTCGGCAAACATGTCCTCGCCCAGCGCCTGAACGTCGATCCCACCGTCGTCACCGGCGCCGCCGAGCCCCTCGCGCGCCTCGACGTCCGCAACGTCAGCCCGAACCACACGCGTGACATCGACAGCCCACGCGGCGAGAACGATCGCACCATCACCGTCCGTGTCCGCGCCGTCGCGCACTACGGCGGCGCCATCGGCGACGTCACCGGCGAGATGCGCCGCACCTACTACGTGCACTCGGATCCCGATCTCGCCGCGGGTTTTCCGCTGTGGCTCGGCGACAGCATCGAGGCGAGCCCCAAGATGGCCGACCTCGACGGCGACGGTGTGCGCGAGATCGTCGTCCCGACGGGCGGCGGCAAGATCCACGCCCTCAGGCTCACGAAGACCGGCCACGCGGAGCTGCCTGGCTTCCCCTTCAAGACGAACCCCCTCGACGGCCTCGCCTCGCCTCCGATCGACGGCGCGCCGAGCCACGCCGCCGCGCCTGGTTATGCCTCGGGCAAGGTCTCCCTCGACCTCGCGCGCGAGGGCTTCATGAACGCGCCTGCCATCGCCGACCTCGACGGCGACGGCGTCGTCGAGATCGTCGCCACCTCCTTCGCCGGCACGATCTACGTCCTCGGGCCCGACGGCTCCCAGCGCGCCGGCTTCCCCTACCGCCTGCCTCGTGTCCCCTCCTGCCCACGCGCCCTCGACATGCCTGCGCCCTCGGGCCCTTGCATGGATGAGGACCAGCGCATCACGCGCGGCGCCTTCGCCTCGCCCGTGCTCGTCGATCTCGATCTCGACGGCCGCCTCGACATCGTGCAGGCCGCCTTCGACGGCAAGCTCTACGCCCTCGACGCGAGTGGCGCTCCCCTCCCCGGCTTCCCCGTCGAGATCCGCCACGATCCCGAGAAGAACCCCAGCGTGCGCAGCCGCATCCTCACGACACCCGCCGTCGCCGACTTCAACGGAGATGGCGTCATGGACCTCGTCGTCGGCTCGAACGAGCGCCTCGGCGCGAGCGGACAGTTTGGCGCGGTCAGCGTCGTCGATGGTCGCGGCACGCTCGCCGAAGGTGGTCCGATCCTCTCGGGCTGGCCCGTCACGATGAGCTCCTTCCAGATCTTCCCGCTCGTCGCCGAGGGTGTCCCGAACTCCCCGGTCGTCGCGCGCTTCGAGGGCTCGCTCGCCGCCGTCGCGCACGGCAACGTCAGCATGCCCTTCGTCTTGCCCGCCGATCCCGGCGCGCAGACCTCGCTCGGCGCGCAACCTGCGAACCTCCTGCCCGTCCGCCCCGATCCCGACGTGCCCGGCGGCCTCCTCCGCGGCCTCGAGCCCTCGAGCGTCTACGGCCCGCTCTCCTTGGCCTCGCGCCCCGACGCCATGCTCCCGCTCTTCTCGAGCCCCTCCGTCGGCGACATCGATCAGGACGGCGTGCCCGACGTCATCGCCTCGGGCGCCTCTCTCTTGCTCGCCTCCACGCTCCAGGGCAACGCCGCGGGCGGGGGCGAGCACCTCCTCGCGGCGTGGAGCGGCAAGACCGGCGCCATGCTCCCCGGCTCGCCCTTCCTCCTCGAGGACTTCACCTTCTTCAACAACCACGCGATCGCCGACCTCGACGGCGACGACTACCCCGAGATCATCACCGGCTCGGGCGGCTACTTCCTCCACGCGTACGACGGCTGCGGCCGTGAGCCCGCGGGCTTCCCCAAGTTCACGGGCCAGTGGATCGCCTCCACCGCCGCGGTCGGCGACCTCGACGGCGACGGCACGCTCGAGGTCGCGGCGGGCACGCGCAGCGGCTTCCTGTACGTCTGGCACACGCGCGGCCGGACCGACGGCGTCATCGCCTGGGAGAGCTTCCACCACGACAACCGCAACACGGGCAACCTCGAGGTCCCGCTCGATCAGGGCACGCTGCGCAAGGCCAAGGCGCCGCTCACGGTCGACACGTGCGAGGAGGCCCGGCTGCCGCGCCCCCTCGAAGCGTCCGGCGGCTGTGATTGCCGAGCTGCCGGCCGTGACGGCGGCGACACGCGCGCGGCGGCGCTCTTGCTCGTGGGCCTCGCCGCGGTGCTCGGGAGGCGGCGGCCTGCGCGCGCCTAG
- a CDS encoding FHA domain-containing protein has product MGTLKNESTQAYVSLGVRCLIGRHSACDVRVDERRVSAEHASLHWTGGRWELRDLGSRNGTWLGGHRLSPGERVPLAEGMAFSLGGAGATFVLCEGSPPGAAARHHASGARRAASGGMLLLPDEELPLVSVFEDGEGNWVTEIGDDVQPVEDQQVLTIAGEPWTLELPPLDGATWQSDIRSPALENIHLRLAVSQNEEQVAATVVMGGREAELPARTHHYLLVTLARAWLEDHDAPAAKRGWLGRDALCRMLATDMNKVNVDIHRARKQLAVLGVQNAAGLVERRASTGEIRIGVRSVEVVRMAAAR; this is encoded by the coding sequence ATGGGGACGCTCAAAAACGAGTCGACACAGGCGTATGTCAGCCTCGGCGTGCGGTGCCTGATCGGGCGGCATTCGGCCTGCGACGTGCGCGTGGACGAGCGGCGCGTCTCCGCGGAGCACGCGAGCTTGCACTGGACGGGCGGGCGGTGGGAGCTGCGGGACCTCGGGAGCCGGAACGGGACGTGGCTGGGGGGTCACCGCCTTTCGCCCGGTGAGCGGGTGCCGCTCGCGGAGGGAATGGCATTTTCGCTGGGAGGCGCGGGCGCGACGTTCGTGCTTTGTGAGGGCTCGCCGCCGGGCGCGGCGGCGCGGCACCACGCGAGCGGCGCGCGGCGGGCCGCCTCGGGGGGCATGCTCCTCCTGCCGGACGAGGAGCTGCCGCTCGTGAGCGTATTCGAGGACGGCGAGGGCAACTGGGTGACCGAGATCGGCGACGATGTGCAGCCCGTCGAGGATCAACAGGTCCTCACGATTGCAGGCGAGCCCTGGACGCTGGAGCTCCCGCCGCTCGACGGCGCGACCTGGCAGAGCGACATCCGGAGCCCTGCGCTGGAGAACATCCATTTGCGGCTGGCCGTGAGCCAGAATGAAGAGCAGGTGGCGGCGACGGTGGTGATGGGCGGGCGGGAGGCGGAGCTGCCGGCGCGCACGCACCATTACCTTCTGGTCACGCTGGCCCGCGCATGGCTGGAGGATCACGACGCGCCGGCGGCAAAACGAGGCTGGCTCGGGCGTGACGCGTTATGCCGGATGCTGGCGACGGACATGAACAAGGTGAACGTGGACATCCACCGCGCCCGCAAGCAGCTCGCGGTCCTGGGGGTGCAGAATGCCGCGGGGCTCGTGGAGCGGCGGGCGAGCACGGGGGAGATCCGGATCGGCGTGCGGAGCGTCGAGGTCGTCCGGATGGCCGCAGCTCGTTGA
- a CDS encoding bifunctional serine/threonine-protein kinase/formylglycine-generating enzyme family protein, whose translation MDQSPGPSVTVDASGETDSGVRAALPMGAEEPPLPRRYEDLGRIASGGAGDVRRVRDLWFGRVLAMKVLRFEHVENTRMRARFISEIELTARLQHPGIIPVHERGQFDDGRPWFTMQEVRGRTFDAVIADLHGAAGPEGFGAAPSGWTFRRAVDAFARITQAVAYAHGEGILHRDLKPMNLMVGEQGEAFVMDWGLARRMGDPLPSELDEDGVIHESDEGGLTRHGEVLGTPAYMPPEQAGGERDMHGKPSDVYALGAILYHLLAGRPPYRGSGLAVWRQVLAGPPIPLAEAARPGLVLPRELVAICERAMQRDPAARYPDAAALGREVLDWLDGARRREQARLALAEAAALLPEIAELRARARDVTAHARRLMEAVRPYDPVELKRPAWALEDEASRIAEDAALREAALLQAAHGALILDPELPEAHDLLADRHCAELLAAERARRQEDAARAEAMLRTHDRGRYAAILRGDGALSLVTDPEDAEVLLCRYAARDRRLVAEPLRHLGRAPIREAVLPRGSYLLVISAPGRAEVRLPVCIERGAHWNGAPPGEEGPGLLALPFLHELGPDDCFVPAGHVDIGGDPEAPDSLPGRRVWIDAFVLRRFPVTNGEYLVFLNALLDEGREEEALACVPRAAHGMAEARDERPLFGRDASGRFVLSVDEAGARLSSAWPVASIDWHAAYSYTRWLAARTGLPWRLPNELEREKAARGVDGRAYPWGDYPDATFACVLESHAGVPRRVVVDSYPADESPYGVRGLSGNSRDWCGNVWRREGPAIVGERALVDEASPDDPEHRAVRGGGWSSALPFARAAGRFGLLPGIRRATVGLRVARSVTNHAPTRSG comes from the coding sequence ATGGATCAAAGCCCCGGTCCTTCGGTGACGGTGGACGCCTCCGGCGAGACCGACTCCGGCGTGCGCGCGGCCCTCCCGATGGGCGCCGAGGAGCCGCCGCTTCCGCGCCGCTACGAGGACCTCGGCCGTATCGCCAGCGGCGGGGCCGGCGACGTGCGGCGCGTGCGTGATTTGTGGTTCGGGCGCGTGCTCGCCATGAAAGTGCTGCGCTTCGAGCACGTCGAGAACACGCGGATGCGCGCTCGATTCATCAGCGAGATCGAGCTCACGGCGCGGCTGCAACACCCGGGGATCATCCCCGTCCACGAGCGGGGCCAGTTCGACGACGGTCGGCCCTGGTTCACCATGCAAGAGGTCCGCGGACGCACGTTCGACGCCGTCATTGCGGACCTCCACGGGGCCGCGGGGCCGGAGGGCTTCGGGGCCGCGCCCTCGGGCTGGACCTTCCGCCGCGCCGTCGACGCGTTCGCGCGTATCACCCAGGCGGTCGCGTACGCGCACGGCGAGGGGATCCTTCATCGCGACCTCAAGCCGATGAACCTCATGGTGGGTGAGCAGGGCGAGGCCTTCGTCATGGACTGGGGCCTCGCGCGCCGCATGGGGGATCCGCTGCCGAGCGAGCTCGACGAGGACGGCGTGATCCACGAATCCGACGAAGGAGGCCTCACGCGCCACGGCGAGGTGCTCGGCACGCCCGCGTATATGCCGCCCGAGCAGGCGGGCGGCGAGCGCGACATGCATGGCAAGCCGAGTGACGTGTATGCCCTCGGCGCCATCCTTTATCACCTGCTCGCCGGGCGCCCGCCTTATCGGGGCAGCGGCCTCGCCGTCTGGCGGCAGGTGCTCGCGGGCCCCCCGATCCCGCTCGCCGAGGCGGCCCGGCCCGGCCTCGTATTACCGCGGGAGCTCGTCGCGATATGCGAGCGCGCCATGCAGCGTGATCCTGCCGCGCGGTACCCCGACGCCGCCGCGCTCGGCCGTGAGGTCCTCGATTGGCTCGACGGGGCGCGCCGCCGCGAGCAGGCCCGCCTCGCGCTCGCGGAGGCGGCGGCGCTCCTGCCCGAGATCGCGGAGCTGCGGGCGCGCGCGCGTGACGTCACGGCCCACGCGCGGCGGCTCATGGAGGCCGTGCGCCCCTACGATCCCGTGGAGCTCAAGCGACCCGCCTGGGCGCTCGAGGACGAAGCGTCACGTATTGCCGAGGACGCGGCGCTGCGCGAGGCGGCCCTGCTGCAAGCGGCGCACGGCGCGCTGATCCTGGACCCCGAGCTGCCCGAGGCGCACGACCTGCTCGCCGATCGCCATTGCGCCGAGCTCCTTGCCGCCGAACGCGCGCGCCGGCAGGAGGACGCGGCGCGCGCCGAGGCCATGCTCCGGACCCACGATCGGGGCCGATATGCGGCCATCTTGCGCGGCGACGGCGCGCTCTCGCTCGTGACCGATCCCGAGGACGCCGAGGTGCTGCTCTGCCGTTATGCCGCGCGCGACAGGCGCCTCGTGGCCGAGCCCTTGCGGCACCTCGGGCGCGCGCCGATCCGCGAGGCGGTCTTGCCCCGCGGCAGTTATCTCCTCGTGATCTCGGCGCCGGGGCGGGCGGAGGTGCGCTTGCCGGTATGTATCGAGCGCGGCGCCCACTGGAATGGCGCCCCGCCGGGCGAGGAGGGCCCTGGCCTCCTCGCGTTGCCCTTCTTGCACGAGCTCGGGCCGGACGATTGCTTCGTGCCCGCGGGCCATGTCGACATCGGCGGGGATCCGGAGGCGCCGGACAGCTTGCCTGGCCGGCGGGTATGGATCGACGCGTTCGTCTTGCGCCGCTTCCCCGTGACGAATGGTGAATACCTCGTGTTCCTGAACGCGCTGCTCGACGAGGGCCGCGAGGAAGAGGCGCTCGCGTGTGTGCCACGCGCCGCGCACGGGATGGCGGAGGCCAGGGACGAGCGGCCGCTCTTTGGTCGTGATGCTTCGGGGCGCTTCGTGCTTTCGGTCGACGAGGCCGGCGCGCGGCTCTCCTCGGCGTGGCCCGTGGCGTCCATCGATTGGCACGCGGCGTATTCGTACACGCGCTGGCTCGCGGCGCGGACGGGGCTGCCCTGGCGATTGCCGAACGAGCTCGAGCGCGAGAAGGCCGCGCGTGGGGTGGACGGCCGAGCCTACCCGTGGGGTGATTACCCGGACGCGACGTTCGCGTGTGTGCTCGAGAGCCACGCGGGCGTGCCGAGGCGCGTCGTGGTGGACAGCTATCCGGCCGACGAGAGCCCGTACGGCGTGCGTGGCCTCAGCGGCAACTCGCGTGATTGGTGCGGCAACGTGTGGCGGCGCGAGGGGCCGGCGATCGTGGGGGAGCGAGCGCTCGTCGACGAGGCGTCGCCGGACGATCCGGAGCACCGGGCGGTGCGTGGCGGCGGATGGAGCAGCGCGCTTCCTTTTGCGCGCGCGGCGGGGCGCTTTGGTCTTTTGCCTGGGATCCGGCGGGCGACGGTGGGGCTGCGGGTCGCGCGGAGCGTGACGAATCACGCGCCGACGCGCTCAGGGTGA
- the grxD gene encoding Grx4 family monothiol glutaredoxin, whose protein sequence is MSDARQRIQEIIQQNRVVLFMKGTKTFPQCGFSQRAVQILKEAGADFVDVNVLKDPDIRQGIKEFSNWPTIPQVYIDGKFVGGSDILLEMQSSGELGQLLAPKN, encoded by the coding sequence ATGAGCGATGCCCGTCAAAGGATCCAGGAAATCATCCAGCAGAACCGCGTGGTCCTCTTCATGAAGGGGACGAAGACCTTCCCGCAGTGCGGCTTTTCCCAGCGCGCGGTGCAGATCCTCAAGGAGGCCGGGGCCGACTTCGTGGACGTGAACGTCCTCAAGGACCCCGACATCCGCCAGGGGATCAAGGAGTTCTCGAACTGGCCGACGATCCCGCAGGTGTACATCGACGGGAAGTTCGTCGGCGGCAGCGACATCCTGCTCGAGATGCAGAGCTCGGGCGAGCTCGGTCAGCTCCTCGCGCCGAAGAACTAG